One Diospyros lotus cultivar Yz01 chromosome 1, ASM1463336v1, whole genome shotgun sequence genomic window carries:
- the LOC127789258 gene encoding syntaxin-71-like isoform X2, giving the protein MSVIDIIFRVDVICKKYERYDVDKQRELNASPNDPFAQLFSAVQSQIEAAVLKSEAAAMETNRASVAAMNAEIRRAKARMMEEVPKLQKLALKKVKGLSKDDLANRSDIVIALSERIQSIPDGTTSAKQTGGWGSSSHKNIKFDSDGNFGSEFFQQSEESSQFREEYEMRKIKQDQGLDIISDGLDTLKNLAHDMNEELDRQVPLVDEIETKVDKATADLKNTNVRLKETITQLRSTRNFFIDIILLCVLLGIASYLYNLLR; this is encoded by the exons ATGAGCGTCATCGACATTATTTTCCGCGTCGATGTCATATGCAAGAAATACGAGCGTTACGATGTCGACAAGCAGCGAGAACTCAATGCCTCCCCCAACGATCCCTTCGCTCAACTGTTCTCCGCCGTCCAGTCTCAAATCGAAGCCGCTGTTCTC AAATCGGAGGCGGCTGCGATGGAGACGAATCGAGCCTCTGTTGCCGCGATGAATGCGGAGATTCGTCGAGCAAAGGCTCGGATGATGGAGGAAGTTCCCAAGTTACAAAAATTGGCTCTCAAGAAG GTCAAAGGGCTTTCCAAAGATGACCTGGCCAATCGTAGCGATATCGTTATTGCACTGTCGGAGAGGATTCAATCAATTCCAGATGGAACCACATCTGCAAAGCAAACAGGAGGCTGGGGATCTTCATctcataaaaatatcaaatttgacTCAG ATGGGAACTTTGGTAGTGAATTCTTTCAACAGAGTGAAGAATCAAGTCAATTTAGGGAGGAATATGAAATGCGGAAAATTAAGCAG GATCAAGGTTTAGACATTATATCAGATGGCTTGGATACTCTGAAGAATTTGGCCCATGATATGAATGAG GAATTGGATAGGCAAGTTCCACTGGTTGATGAAATTGAAACAAAG GTGGATAAAGCTACAGCTGATCTTAAGAATACAAATGTTAGGCTGAAGGAAACAATTACTCAG CTGAGGTCTACACGGAACTTCTTTATTGACATCATTCTGCTGTGTGTTCTTCTTGGAATTGCATCTTATTTATACAA TCTGCTGAGGTAG
- the LOC127789276 gene encoding protein transport protein Sec61 subunit beta, whose translation MARGSSQSQASSSSTSRPGIVGGAPRGSAAATAGMRRRRLGGSSAASGGFSGGGATGSNVLRFYTDDAPGLKISPTVVLVMSLCFIGFVTALHVFGKFYRYRSGAGA comes from the coding sequence ATGGCGAGAGGCTCGTCGCAGTCCCAAGCATCGTCGTCCTCCACATCCAGGCCCGGTATCGTCGGCGGCGCCCCTCGCGGCTCGGCCGCCGCGACGGCCGGCATGCGCCGCCGCCGTCTAGGCGGCTCCTCTGCTGCTTCCGGCGGATTCTCCGGCGGTGGCGCCACCGGAAGCAACGTCCTGAGGTTCTACACCGACGACGCCCCGGGACTCAAGATCAGCCCCACTGTTGTCCTAGTCATGAGCCTCTGCTTCATCGGCTTCGTCACCGCCCTCCACGTCTTCGGTAAGTTCTACCGCTATCGATCCGGTGCCGGAGCATAG
- the LOC127789258 gene encoding syntaxin-71-like isoform X3, protein MSIFLEPSGPVIGNNATNFSYKSEAAAMETNRASVAAMNAEIRRAKARMMEEVPKLQKLALKKVKGLSKDDLANRSDIVIALSERIQSIPDGTTSAKQTGGWGSSSHKNIKFDSDGNFGSEFFQQSEESSQFREEYEMRKIKQDQGLDIISDGLDTLKNLAHDMNEELDRQVPLVDEIETKVDKATADLKNTNVRLKETITQLRSTRNFFIDIILLCVLLGIASYLYKTKGRGNLKSIRG, encoded by the exons ATGTCTATTTTTTTGGAGCCGTCGGGACCGGTGATTGGAAACAACGCCACGAATTTTAGCTAT AAATCGGAGGCGGCTGCGATGGAGACGAATCGAGCCTCTGTTGCCGCGATGAATGCGGAGATTCGTCGAGCAAAGGCTCGGATGATGGAGGAAGTTCCCAAGTTACAAAAATTGGCTCTCAAGAAG GTCAAAGGGCTTTCCAAAGATGACCTGGCCAATCGTAGCGATATCGTTATTGCACTGTCGGAGAGGATTCAATCAATTCCAGATGGAACCACATCTGCAAAGCAAACAGGAGGCTGGGGATCTTCATctcataaaaatatcaaatttgacTCAG ATGGGAACTTTGGTAGTGAATTCTTTCAACAGAGTGAAGAATCAAGTCAATTTAGGGAGGAATATGAAATGCGGAAAATTAAGCAG GATCAAGGTTTAGACATTATATCAGATGGCTTGGATACTCTGAAGAATTTGGCCCATGATATGAATGAG GAATTGGATAGGCAAGTTCCACTGGTTGATGAAATTGAAACAAAG GTGGATAAAGCTACAGCTGATCTTAAGAATACAAATGTTAGGCTGAAGGAAACAATTACTCAG CTGAGGTCTACACGGAACTTCTTTATTGACATCATTCTGCTGTGTGTTCTTCTTGGAATTGCATCTTATTTATACAA AACAAAGGGTAGGGGCAATTTAAAAAGTATCCGCGGCTAA
- the LOC127791545 gene encoding zinc finger protein BALDIBIS-like: MMSDDGLSSIPPTIRGFSHEPNPNPNPNPNPNPAKRKRNLPGTPDPDAEVIALSPKSLMATNRFICEICNKGFQRDQNLQLHRRGHNLPWKLKQRTNKEVKKKVYICPEKSCVHHEPARALGDLTGIKKHYSRKHGEKKWKCEKCSKKYAVQSDWKAHSKICGTREYKCDCGTIFSRKDSFITHRAFCDALAEESARFTSLPTPNLNFRTELINGTIRTNLQAAGNPQFPPTFSRPDLIGLEAGQLNLDGQKPRQLPLWLDHGNSSHLNPIGNMAANSNPNFLPELIQTNMFGLSAPFPHVLKEEEENNNFNPLNQQEAPAHMSATALLQKAAQMGSTSSSNSPLFNTNLFTSSSSLSLPNFNHSFNQQNKLNELMNTTTTISTSSLMVNAKSLESLIMKPSSEAERSMTRDFLGVGRGDRGSGALLQQELAANFASLGSAMDLSHHYSGN; the protein is encoded by the exons ATGATGTCCGATGATGGACTCTCGTCGATTCCACCCACAATCAGAGGCTTCTCCCACGAACCAAatccaaaccctaaccctaaccctaaccccaaTCCTGCTAAGAGGAAGCGGAATCTTCCCGGTACTCCAG ATCCAGATGCCGAAGTGATAGCGCTCTCGCCAAAGTCTCTGATGGCGACCAACAGATTCATATGCGAAATATGCAACAAGGGTTTTCAGAGGGACCAGAACCTGCAGCTTCACAGAAGAGGCCACAACCTTCCATGGAAGCTCAAGCAAAGAACCAACAAAGAGGTGAAGAAGAAGGTGTACATATGCCCGGAGAAGAGCTGCGTCCACCACGAACCAGCGAGAGCCCTCGGCGACCTCACCGGAATAAAGAAGCACTACAGCCGGAAACACGGCGAGAAGAAGTGGAAGTGTGAGAAATGCTCAAAGAAGTATGCTGTTCAGTCGGATTGGAAAGCTCACAGCAAAATTTGTGGCACTAGAGAGTATAAATGTGACTGTGGAACAATTTTCTCCAG GAAGGATAGCTTCATCACCCACAGGGCCTTCTGTGACGCTCTAGCTGAAGAAAGCGCAAGGTTCACTTCACTTCCGACCCCAAATCTGAACTTCCGAACCGAGCTGATTAACGGAACAATTAGAACTAATCTTCAGGCCGCCGGAAACCCCCAATTTCCACCAACGTTCAGCCGGCCGGATCTCATCGGTTTAGAGGCTGGCCAGCTCAACTTGGACGGCCAGAAACCTAGGCAGCTGCCACTTTGGCTGGACCATGGCAATAGTTCACATCTTAACCCTATTGGGAATATGGCCGCCAATTCCAATCCCAATTTCTTGCCTGAATTGATCCAAACAAATATGTTTGGATTGTCAGCTCCATTTCCTCATGTtctgaaggaagaagaagagaacaaTAATTTCAATCCTCTCAACCAGCAAGAAGCCCCGGCTCACATGTCGGCGACGGCTTTGCTTCAGAAAGCAGCCCAAATGGGATCAACCAGTAGCAGCAATTCGCCTCTTTTCAACACCAACTTGTTCACGAGCTCATCATCACTCTCTCTCCCCAATTTCAACCATTCTTTCAACCAGCAGAATAAGTTGAACGAGTTGATGAATACTACTACCACCATATCAACTTCATCACTAATGGTCAATGCAAAGAGCTTGGAGTCTCTGATCATGAAGCCAAGCAGTGAAGCTGAACGAAGCATGACCAGAGATTTTCTTGGAGTTGGGCGCGGCGATCGTGGCAGCGGGGCACTATTGCAGCAAGAACTGGCGGCCAACTTTGCCTCGCTGGGCTCAGCCATGGACCTAAGCCACCATTACAGTGGCAATTGA
- the LOC127789258 gene encoding syntaxin-71-like isoform X1, which yields MSVIDIIFRVDVICKKYERYDVDKQRELNASPNDPFAQLFSAVQSQIEAAVLKSEAAAMETNRASVAAMNAEIRRAKARMMEEVPKLQKLALKKVKGLSKDDLANRSDIVIALSERIQSIPDGTTSAKQTGGWGSSSHKNIKFDSDGNFGSEFFQQSEESSQFREEYEMRKIKQDQGLDIISDGLDTLKNLAHDMNEELDRQVPLVDEIETKVDKATADLKNTNVRLKETITQLRSTRNFFIDIILLCVLLGIASYLYKTKGRGNLKSIRG from the exons ATGAGCGTCATCGACATTATTTTCCGCGTCGATGTCATATGCAAGAAATACGAGCGTTACGATGTCGACAAGCAGCGAGAACTCAATGCCTCCCCCAACGATCCCTTCGCTCAACTGTTCTCCGCCGTCCAGTCTCAAATCGAAGCCGCTGTTCTC AAATCGGAGGCGGCTGCGATGGAGACGAATCGAGCCTCTGTTGCCGCGATGAATGCGGAGATTCGTCGAGCAAAGGCTCGGATGATGGAGGAAGTTCCCAAGTTACAAAAATTGGCTCTCAAGAAG GTCAAAGGGCTTTCCAAAGATGACCTGGCCAATCGTAGCGATATCGTTATTGCACTGTCGGAGAGGATTCAATCAATTCCAGATGGAACCACATCTGCAAAGCAAACAGGAGGCTGGGGATCTTCATctcataaaaatatcaaatttgacTCAG ATGGGAACTTTGGTAGTGAATTCTTTCAACAGAGTGAAGAATCAAGTCAATTTAGGGAGGAATATGAAATGCGGAAAATTAAGCAG GATCAAGGTTTAGACATTATATCAGATGGCTTGGATACTCTGAAGAATTTGGCCCATGATATGAATGAG GAATTGGATAGGCAAGTTCCACTGGTTGATGAAATTGAAACAAAG GTGGATAAAGCTACAGCTGATCTTAAGAATACAAATGTTAGGCTGAAGGAAACAATTACTCAG CTGAGGTCTACACGGAACTTCTTTATTGACATCATTCTGCTGTGTGTTCTTCTTGGAATTGCATCTTATTTATACAA AACAAAGGGTAGGGGCAATTTAAAAAGTATCCGCGGCTAA